From the Musa acuminata AAA Group cultivar baxijiao chromosome BXJ3-1, Cavendish_Baxijiao_AAA, whole genome shotgun sequence genome, the window TGCTTTGCTAGAAACTAAAACGTTTTTTTTTTACCAGACCTTTTCAATGTTATTGTCTGATAAAGAGTGTTATCTGATTTCTTTGGGGGTTTCGTTAATGTAGAATGAAGGCTGTTTCATATCTTGCAAGTTATCTTGCTCGGGCAAAGTTTATTTCATCTTCCCTTGTTGCAAGCATACTTAAGAGGTTTGAGAATATCTCTTTGTTCATTTTGTCTATTTTTTCTCTATATTTCACTAACTTATCTGGTCAACATTTTATATCCTGGTTCAGATTAGTGGATTGGTGTTTTGAGTATTGCCAATACCAAGATAGTCAGGAAAAAAAGATCAATCCTCAAGCTCACCGAATCTTTTATTCTGGATGCCaggtaatttttttaattttcctgATTTGAAGGTCTTCAGCATGCCATGTTCTTATGTTGCATAATGAGAATATGATATGAGATTATGTGCTGATCATCTTTTATTCGTACACCTAACCAGGATGTCATATATTGTATGTCTATTGAAGTAACTGCTTGATgttgtttttttctcttcttgGAGCAAAAGTGTAGTTTTCCACATTGTATATTACAAGAATAAACAAAAAGATAAGAGCTAGTGGAAGCTAGAGAAGTAGGGAGGCGTGTTGGACCATTAGCATTTTTTTTCTGACTATATTCATTTTTGGACAACTAGTGTGCTTGTGGCTTCTGAAAAGTCTTGATTTGTGCTCAAGAGCAGTCTTTCAGATTCCTCCAATTCTTACATGACCCATTCAGAGATGGAGAGAATATCTTAACTCTGTTAAAGATGGAATCCCTCGATTGTAGTGTCTGTCTTGATATCTGTACCTCTTCCTTCACAGTATGCAAACCCAGTTGACAACTTTGTAGCCTATCTCAACTTAAATGCTATATTAATCAAATGAGATTTCTTTATGGGACTGCAGTTATGGAGAATTTTATCATCTTGAATTAGCATAAAATCCTTATCTAAGATCTGGCTGTTAGTTGAACTGCGAGGCTATGTTATTCAAAACATGTAGTCTCGAcgatataattttatcatgatgtATGATTAGTGCCTTGTTACCTTTTAGTTCCCACTCATGTaagctttttttctttctcaatttaattttttattttttttttcttgtaggctgtgATGTACATTCTCTGCTTTCGCATGAGAGCAATCTTGGATGTCTCTCACCTCAGGCAGCTGCTTTTCCATATGCCTTTGGTTTCAATCTTGTGTCACCCCAATTTGGATCCTCTCAAGGTGTGTGGAAATTTATGTCTTTTTGCTGTTAGGAAGTTAATGGTTAAGCCCGACTGTGGTTGGAATATTTGGTAAAAGCTTTAATTCCTAAAATATTTAATTGTCTAAAGGGATATTATGGGCATCACTTAGTttggacacacacacacacacagagtatATAAAACAATAATTAGACTGCAATTTTGGGCATGTCTGCAATTTAGGTAATCTTCAGGACGTAGGAAAGAAGTCATTAATGTGGATGTTCATTCACATCCCAAGTTTCTGACAGCATGGAATCTGCTGAGAGGTGAACTCAATAAAggtaacaaaaaaagaaaaagtgggAGGACAAAAGAATCATGTAGAACAATACTCAGAAGTCAGAACTTTCGTTGTGCAACTATTGGTGAAGTCAGAGGAGGAGCTTCAGTGCTATGGAGTAGGGTGCAAGAATGGTTTGGTAAAACCTAATACAAGAGTCTTTCTCAGAGAACAATAGCATCCTCTTTCATAACCCCTCAAATATGATGCCTTGAGCTCAAGTGTCAAATGTGCATACGTGGGATGTGTATAAACGAAGGGTTAAAATCTTTGCTGGGCCCTCTAGAGCCCTTGATGAGCTAGAAATATGGGATCGATCCTCTTGGAGTTGTGAATCAATGCAAGACAccatgtatgttttatgttatcgGAATTTTTTTTGGGGGTTCCATGTGATGGATTGATAAATCTCTACTTGTCTCCATGTTCACAACAATAAGAATCCCTGATATTTCAGAAATGAGACTCACATCGAAGCGGACTCATGGTTTATCTGCATTGTTAATACCTTTTTGCTTTGAATGATTATCTAGAGAAGTTAAATGACAAATGGTTGCTAATTTCTGTGACGTTCATCTGTCAACTGGATATGTTCTGATATCTTTGACCACATGATGCAGGTCTGTTTGCCTTCGATTGTGCAAGAGTTCCTGAGACAGGCAAAGGCTGGTCGGTTATTCAAGATATCAATACCTTACCTTGATGACAACTCACTTGAGTCTGAATTCTCCAAGGCTTTTGGAGGGATCGAGCGGTTGGACATGTTCTTTCCATTTGATCCATATCTACTAAAAGATTCCGACAGGTTTGTCCACATTACTGACACCATAACTTGTTTGGGAGTTTTCTTAATCTCATTATCTTGTAgcaaaatatatttttagaatCATTCGCAAGCATGGTTTCATGCTTCTGTTTTGAATTTTAGATTCTATCAGCACAAGCATGTGAAATCCACAGCTTTTAAATTCTTCTTTAGTAAGATCCTTTTAAATTCTTTGGTGAGATTATAAatattgtttattatatttatatatatacacacatgctATATTTGCTGCTTTCATTTTTGGACTCTAAGCCATCACTTTCTTTTTTCCCAAAGATTTATGCGGCCGAATTTTGAGTTCTGGTCCATGGTAAAGACAACTTACAGCAACTGCAACAGCGAAGGCGAGGATGAGTTTGACGACCTCGACACCCCAGATTTCCCCGAGAATAACACCCATGATGATCTGGACCTCGACAACAGGGACGAGCTCGAGTTTTCTATGAACAAGATGTCAATCACTCCAAATCCCAACTTCCAACATCCAGTAATCACCAACTTCGACCACCCTTCACGGATGCCTGCAAGGATCAGACCATCTGTGAGTCCCCCTTGGTAGCCCCACCATTTAGTTCTCCAACAAAATATATACTCCGAAGGATTCCGAGAAAGGCCAAAATGAGATAAGGCAGCAGCTTAGCTAATATCGGATGGCTTCTTATACTTCTACATCGCTGTTGTAATCCTATTTTTGTTCTAATTTTTTGTCGATGCTTGGATGCTGTGAAATAGAACCACTGGTGCAATTTTGATGCTCGATATATTATTCTTTGTGAAATTAATAAAATGCTTTGTCATATTAATATGAATTCTTTCTTTCATGAGGAAGATCTCTTCCCTGGGAATCCGTAAGTGGGCCGTGATTGGCATTGCAGGCCCGGACACGCTTCTTTTCCGACCCGTCCCTGCTTCCTCGGGTCCTCAAAAGACGAGCCCAAACAAATCTCTTCAAAGAACAACGCAGTGCTGCTGATGAGACGTATAATAAATTCATGGGATGGAGCGCGTGATGCTTGAATCGATGAACGATGTCTGCCTCCACAACATAAACTAAGTAACGGGGGTACTCTCCTGCGTCCCAGTCCCCACCTCCGAAGGGATCATTACAATCCCAAAAGaagcagataaagcaacacctcCTTGTCCCCCCTTTCTTGCCCTCATCGCCCGTTTGCAGTCTTTGCTCGCCTTATACACTCCCCCCTAAAGCGCATCCTGCTCCCATCCCAAAGCAGACGATGGATTCCGTTCGCTTCCCcagtctcctcctcctcttcttcttcttcttccgctattcgacggtggtggctgcagcaggcaTCAGCAGCACTAGAAACGGCGACCAGGAGTGGCGATCCGCTACAGCCACCTACACCGAAGGAAAAGCCACCGCCACCGGTGCGGGGCAAGCGGGTGCTTGTGGCTTCGGAGAGCTCAGCGAGTCGGGCTACGGTTTTAACAGCGTCGGGGTGAGCAGCGCGCTGTTCGAGAGAGGCAGCGCCTGCGGCGGTTGCTTCGAGCTGCGGTGCGTCGACCACATCCTTTGGTGCCTCAACGGGAGCCCCTCCTTGGTGGTCACCGCCACCGACTTCTGCGCCCCCAACTACGGCCTGCCCGGCGACTACGGCGGGTGGTGCAATTACCCGAGAGAGCACTTCGAGATGTCGGAGTCCGCCTTCCTGC encodes:
- the LOC103993313 gene encoding expansin-A16 gives rise to the protein MDSVRFPSLLLLFFFFFRYSTVVAAAGISSTRNGDQEWRSATATYTEGKATATGAGQAGACGFGELSESGYGFNSVGVSSALFERGSACGGCFELRCVDHILWCLNGSPSLVVTATDFCAPNYGLPGDYGGWCNYPREHFEMSESAFLHIAKTTADVIPVQYRRVECHRKGGMRFTMTGKSYFYQVLITNVGSDGEVAAVKVKGSRTGWIPMGRNWGQNWQCDADLRGQPLSFEVTSGRGRATTSYNVAPWNWQFGQTFEGKQFLP